One Mus musculus strain C57BL/6J chromosome Y, GRCm38.p6 C57BL/6J DNA segment encodes these proteins:
- the Gm21634 gene encoding Y-linked testis-specific protein 1-like gives MTSLKKKSRRKPSSQALGNIVGCRISHGWKEGNEPVTHWKAIILGQLPTNPSLYLVKYDGIDSVYGQELHCDERILNIKVLPHKVVFLQVRDVHLASALVCREVQHKFEGKDGSEDNWSGMVLAQVPFLQDYFYISYKKDPVLYVYQLLDDYKEGNHHIIPETPLAEARSGDDNDFLIGSWVQYTRDDGSKKFGKVVYKVLANSTVYFIKFLGDLHIYVYTLVSNIT, from the coding sequence atgacatcactcaagaagaagagtaggaggaagccttcttcccaggccctggggaatattgttggctgcagaatttctcacgggtggaaggaaggtaatgagcctgtcacccattggaaggccatcattctaggtcaactgccaacaaacccttctctttatttggtgaagtatgacggaattgacagtgtctacggacaggagctccactgcgatgagaggattttaaatattaaggtcttgcctcacaaagtagtttttcttcaggtgagggatgtccacctcgccagcgccctggtttgcagagaggtacaacacaaatttgaggggaaagatggctctgaggacaactggagtgggatggtgctagcccaggtgccattcttacaggactatttttacatttcctacaagaaggatccggtcctctacgtctatcagctcctggatgactacaaggaaggtaaccaccacatcattccagagacccctctggctgaggcgagatcaggtgatgacaatgacttcttaataggttcctgggtgcagtacaccagagatgatggatccaaaaagttcggaaaggttgtttacaaagttctagccaattctactgtgtactttatcaaatttcttggtgacctacatatctatgtctatactctggtgtcaaatatcacttaa